Proteins from a genomic interval of Symmachiella macrocystis:
- a CDS encoding DUF1559 domain-containing protein — protein MHSKRLRRGFTLIELLVVIAIIAILIALLLPAVQQAREAARRTQCRNNLKQIGLALHNYHDIHLTLPSGWIGVDGSTNLPWVEGGGGWGWATMILPMLEQDPLYKAIDLQAPLLDPTNDPERVYVLSAFRCPTDPGPPTWTIDNEGTGMPITELATSNYVGCIGTVEMEDCEGEAPGFICSGDGTFYHNSSVRLKNMSDGTSNVIMASERSSAIDMSTWLGVVPEGEEAFARILGTADHTPNHPDAHLDDFSSMHTGGIFCAFGDGRVKFISESIDLGVYQGLCTIAGGEILGEF, from the coding sequence ATGCATTCCAAACGCTTACGCAGGGGTTTTACTCTGATCGAATTGTTGGTGGTGATCGCGATCATCGCAATCCTCATCGCACTGCTCCTTCCCGCTGTGCAACAAGCGCGGGAAGCCGCGCGGCGGACCCAGTGCCGCAATAACCTCAAGCAAATCGGTTTGGCGCTCCACAACTACCACGACATCCATTTGACATTGCCCTCAGGCTGGATCGGCGTCGACGGTTCCACAAACCTTCCCTGGGTCGAAGGGGGTGGTGGTTGGGGCTGGGCAACCATGATTTTGCCGATGCTCGAACAAGACCCGCTGTATAAAGCGATCGACTTACAGGCTCCGCTGCTGGATCCGACCAACGACCCGGAGCGGGTGTATGTGCTCAGCGCCTTTCGCTGTCCGACCGACCCCGGCCCCCCCACCTGGACGATCGATAACGAAGGGACCGGCATGCCGATCACGGAACTGGCGACATCCAATTATGTCGGCTGTATCGGGACCGTCGAAATGGAAGACTGTGAAGGGGAGGCTCCCGGCTTTATCTGCAGCGGAGACGGGACCTTCTATCACAACAGTTCGGTCAGACTGAAGAACATGTCCGATGGGACCAGCAATGTGATCATGGCTTCCGAACGGAGTTCGGCAATCGACATGTCCACTTGGTTGGGGGTCGTGCCGGAAGGGGAAGAAGCTTTTGCCCGGATTTTGGGAACAGCCGACCATACCCCCAATCATCCCGACGCGCACCTTGATGACTTCAGCAGCATGCACACGGGCGGCATTTTTTGTGCCTTCGGCGATGGCCGTGTGAAGTTTATCTCCGAATCGATCGACCTGGGCGTCTATCAGGGACTGTGCACGATTGCCGGTGGAGAGATACTGGGCGAATTCTAA
- a CDS encoding DUF2946 family protein: MVLRYVRKCIAIVAVTAYVGLAVGGHALHDVTCDHDHAAHSAAVPESAKHAAHNGHHHHHDGHVHKTAQTEANKTSLPHSDHDHAPHHRHDHDCVICHFTALNMAIVADTVKLPEAPRDAVSVATAVPLQTIYQPFGGNPRAPPA; the protein is encoded by the coding sequence ATGGTCCTTCGCTACGTACGCAAATGTATTGCAATCGTCGCGGTCACCGCCTATGTCGGGCTGGCCGTGGGCGGGCATGCATTGCATGACGTCACCTGCGATCACGACCATGCGGCCCATTCGGCAGCCGTGCCGGAATCAGCCAAGCACGCTGCTCATAACGGACATCATCATCACCACGATGGCCATGTGCACAAGACTGCTCAGACTGAGGCCAACAAAACATCATTGCCTCACAGTGATCATGATCACGCGCCGCATCATCGGCATGATCATGATTGTGTCATTTGCCATTTCACTGCTCTGAATATGGCCATTGTTGCCGACACGGTGAAACTGCCCGAAGCGCCCCGGGACGCGGTGTCTGTCGCCACAGCAGTGCCGCTGCAAACGATTTATCAACCGTTTGGCGGCAACCCCCGCGCACCGCCTGCGTAA
- the glnA gene encoding type I glutamate--ammonia ligase encodes MTPREVLALCREREIKAVDLRFMDFPGMQKHFTVPMQALTEESFEDGFGFDGSSIRGWKAINEADMLLIPVPESAMVDPFMQSTLALYCNIHDPVTGEEYAKDPRNVARKAENYMKSTGLADAAFFGIEAEFFLFDGVRFEQNEHEGYYHIDSSEGQWNRGREGAAGNAGYSIRYKEGYFPVPPADTLQDIRTEMMLTLMDCGVEVESQHHEVASGGQCEIDMKYQPLVNMADNLLLYKYVVKNVAARHGKTATFMPKPIWNDNGSGMHIHLSLWKNDEPLFAGSGYAGLSPVAMYAMGGILKHAPALLAFCSPTTNSYKRLVPGFEAPVNLAYSSQNRSAAIRIPVYSPSPAKKRFEFRCPDPSSNGYLAVSAMLMAALDGIQNKIDPGPPLDKDIYDMQADELETVAKTPRSLEESLNALRDDHEFLLRGDVFTEDVIDTWIWYKTEHEVEALRARPHPFEFAMYYDV; translated from the coding sequence ATGACCCCACGTGAAGTTCTCGCGCTCTGCCGCGAACGGGAAATCAAAGCTGTCGATCTACGGTTCATGGATTTTCCAGGAATGCAAAAGCACTTTACCGTGCCGATGCAAGCGCTCACGGAGGAAAGCTTCGAGGATGGATTCGGTTTCGACGGTTCCTCTATCCGCGGCTGGAAGGCGATCAACGAAGCAGACATGCTGCTGATCCCCGTACCGGAATCGGCGATGGTCGATCCGTTCATGCAAAGCACGTTGGCACTGTATTGTAACATTCATGATCCCGTCACCGGCGAAGAATACGCTAAGGACCCCCGCAATGTCGCTCGCAAAGCTGAAAACTACATGAAGTCGACCGGTCTGGCCGACGCTGCTTTTTTCGGTATTGAAGCGGAGTTCTTTTTGTTCGACGGCGTGCGATTCGAGCAAAACGAACACGAAGGCTATTATCACATCGACAGTAGCGAAGGCCAATGGAATCGCGGCCGCGAAGGGGCAGCGGGCAATGCGGGCTATAGTATCCGCTACAAAGAAGGTTATTTTCCCGTCCCGCCGGCCGATACGCTGCAGGACATCCGCACCGAGATGATGCTGACTTTGATGGATTGTGGCGTCGAAGTCGAGTCGCAACATCACGAAGTCGCTTCCGGTGGCCAGTGCGAAATCGACATGAAATATCAGCCGCTGGTCAATATGGCGGACAACCTGCTGCTGTATAAATACGTCGTCAAAAATGTGGCAGCGCGGCACGGCAAGACAGCGACCTTCATGCCCAAACCGATTTGGAATGACAACGGATCGGGCATGCACATCCACCTCTCATTATGGAAAAACGACGAACCGCTCTTCGCCGGCAGCGGCTATGCGGGGTTGAGCCCCGTGGCGATGTATGCCATGGGTGGGATTTTGAAACATGCTCCGGCATTGTTGGCCTTTTGTTCTCCGACGACCAACAGCTACAAGCGGCTGGTGCCGGGGTTTGAGGCACCGGTGAATCTGGCCTATAGCAGTCAAAACCGTTCCGCAGCGATCCGCATTCCTGTTTATAGCCCCAGTCCGGCCAAAAAGCGTTTTGAATTCCGTTGCCCCGATCCCTCCTCCAACGGATATCTGGCGGTTTCAGCCATGTTGATGGCGGCCTTGGACGGTATCCAAAACAAAATCGATCCCGGCCCGCCGTTGGACAAGGATATCTACGACATGCAGGCCGATGAGTTGGAGACGGTCGCCAAGACGCCGCGCTCTTTAGAAGAGTCATTGAATGCCTTGCGGGATGACCACGAATTCCTGTTGCGCGGCGACGTGTTCACTGAGGATGTTATTGATACGTGGATTTGGTACAAAACAGAACATGAAGTGGAGGCGCTCCGTGCCCGACCACATCCATTTGAATTCGCCATGTACTACGACGTGTGA
- the ruvB gene encoding Holliday junction branch migration DNA helicase RuvB: protein MVRKPIIGGDNDDQHDVHEKQLSEDNSGGLGTPLFDEDGLDDLRPQRLADVVGQQAVVERLQIMLNAARKRDEPLSHLLLDGPPGLGKTTFATVLPRELGTECQITSGPSLSAPKDLLPYLTNASHGSVLFIDEIHRMPPSVEEFIYPAMEDFRVDITLGEGLNARTINMKLKRFTLIGATTRSGMLTAPLRDRFINREHLEFYTVEELTEIVTRNAKKLNVEITREAAVEIARRSRGTPRNSNSFLRWTRDFADSEADGRISTEVAVAALKKREIDDTGLDRQDRRYLETLIRVFDGGPAGVAALGHSMNIPPDTLEDEIEPFLLRSGFIKRTPRGRMISLSAFQHLGLATPVDDGSGQAKLF from the coding sequence ATGGTGCGGAAACCGATCATTGGCGGTGACAATGACGATCAACACGACGTTCATGAAAAACAACTCAGCGAAGACAACAGCGGTGGGTTAGGGACCCCGTTGTTTGACGAGGACGGCCTGGACGACCTTCGGCCTCAACGGCTGGCGGACGTAGTGGGGCAGCAGGCTGTCGTCGAACGGTTACAGATTATGCTCAACGCCGCTCGCAAACGGGATGAGCCGCTCAGTCACCTGTTGCTTGACGGTCCTCCCGGTTTGGGAAAAACCACCTTCGCGACCGTGCTACCCCGCGAACTGGGAACGGAATGTCAAATCACCTCCGGCCCGTCGCTCAGTGCTCCTAAAGACCTTTTGCCGTATCTGACTAATGCGAGTCACGGTTCGGTCTTATTCATTGATGAAATCCACCGCATGCCCCCGTCGGTCGAGGAATTTATCTACCCCGCGATGGAAGACTTTCGCGTGGACATCACTCTGGGCGAAGGACTCAATGCGCGCACGATTAACATGAAGCTCAAACGCTTTACCCTGATCGGAGCCACTACACGGAGCGGTATGCTGACCGCGCCGCTGCGAGATCGTTTCATCAATCGCGAACACCTGGAGTTTTATACCGTCGAGGAACTGACGGAAATCGTCACCCGCAATGCGAAAAAACTGAACGTCGAGATCACACGTGAAGCCGCAGTCGAGATCGCTCGTCGCAGCCGAGGGACGCCACGTAACTCAAATAGTTTCCTACGCTGGACACGGGATTTCGCCGATAGCGAAGCGGATGGCCGCATCTCTACCGAAGTGGCTGTGGCGGCACTGAAAAAACGGGAGATCGACGATACCGGCCTGGATCGCCAAGACCGTCGCTACCTGGAAACGCTGATCCGCGTCTTCGACGGCGGACCGGCCGGCGTAGCAGCACTGGGACATAGCATGAACATCCCCCCCGATACGCTGGAAGATGAAATCGAACCGTTTCTGTTGCGGAGCGGATTCATCAAACGCACCCCCCGCGGCCGAATGATTTCCCTATCCGCCTTCCAACACCTCGGCCTCGCCACCCCCGTCGACGACGGATCAGGGCAAGCAAAACTATTCTAA
- a CDS encoding Gfo/Idh/MocA family protein, with product MSEFTNDPQSRRRFLKQAASLATATSIALPAVVPTACSASNSPNERLRAGAVGTFARARANINGISKAGVDIVAMADIDANRMAETSKSYPKTKTFEDFRHVLDYEDLDILIVGTPDHTHAIPVAEGLRRGMAVYCEKPLAHSVHECRVIRNLAAEKNAVTQMGSQIHSGDNYRRVVEEVQAGTIGDVKRVHVWLGNGPTIVGKRVKKAEVPKGINYDLWLGPAPYRPFHVSHFHFDWRYWWDFGGGWLADFGCHYMDLPFWALDLRYPTSVVAKGEKAHEGDNEVPHKMQVDYQFPARGDQPPVHLTWYHGGWMPEGAEVYNKKSAVLFEGDKGRILADYGSRKVFLDNGKEAEPVEQTIPNSIGHHKEFVEAVKTGGPTTCNFDYSGALAEAALLGNVSYRTGGKELQWDAENLKATNAPEADQYIQREYRKGWTL from the coding sequence ATGAGTGAATTCACAAACGATCCCCAAAGCCGCCGCCGTTTTTTGAAACAGGCAGCGTCTTTAGCGACTGCCACCAGTATTGCCTTGCCTGCAGTCGTTCCCACAGCCTGCTCGGCTTCGAATAGCCCCAACGAACGGCTGCGTGCCGGAGCAGTCGGCACATTTGCCCGCGCCCGTGCCAACATTAATGGAATCTCCAAAGCCGGTGTCGACATCGTCGCCATGGCCGATATTGATGCGAACCGCATGGCGGAAACTTCAAAATCGTATCCCAAGACAAAAACCTTCGAGGACTTTCGCCATGTTCTCGATTACGAAGACCTGGACATCTTGATCGTCGGCACGCCCGACCACACCCACGCGATTCCCGTCGCCGAGGGATTGCGGCGAGGCATGGCTGTTTACTGCGAAAAACCACTGGCGCATTCCGTGCATGAATGCCGCGTCATCCGCAATCTGGCCGCTGAGAAAAACGCGGTCACGCAGATGGGATCACAGATTCATTCCGGCGACAACTACCGTCGTGTGGTCGAAGAAGTTCAGGCGGGAACTATTGGCGACGTCAAACGCGTGCATGTCTGGTTAGGCAATGGACCGACCATCGTGGGAAAACGTGTCAAAAAAGCCGAAGTTCCTAAAGGCATCAATTACGACCTGTGGCTCGGACCGGCTCCCTATCGCCCCTTTCATGTCTCGCACTTCCATTTCGATTGGCGGTATTGGTGGGATTTCGGTGGCGGTTGGTTGGCCGACTTCGGCTGCCACTACATGGACTTGCCGTTTTGGGCTCTCGATTTGCGCTACCCAACCAGCGTGGTTGCCAAAGGAGAAAAGGCGCACGAAGGCGACAACGAAGTGCCGCACAAAATGCAGGTCGACTACCAATTCCCCGCCCGGGGCGACCAACCCCCGGTACACCTCACCTGGTACCACGGCGGCTGGATGCCCGAAGGGGCCGAGGTTTACAACAAAAAATCGGCCGTGCTCTTCGAAGGAGACAAAGGCCGCATCCTCGCCGATTATGGGTCCAGAAAAGTCTTTCTCGACAACGGTAAAGAAGCGGAACCGGTCGAACAAACGATTCCCAACTCTATCGGCCATCACAAAGAATTCGTCGAAGCTGTCAAAACCGGTGGACCGACCACCTGCAATTTCGACTACTCTGGCGCACTGGCCGAGGCAGCCCTGTTGGGCAACGTCTCCTACCGCACCGGCGGCAAGGAACTGCAATGGGACGCGGAAAACCTCAAAGCCACCAACGCCCCCGAAGCCGATCAATACATCCAACGCGAATACCGCAAAGGATGGACTCTTTGA
- a CDS encoding glucose 1-dehydrogenase encodes MKAIAVRPGQANSVHMAELPKPAVADVPDGRGVLVRVLKIGVDATDREINDALYGASPPGYDFLVLGHESFGIVEEVGPAVKHVQPGDYVTCTVRRPGGSIFDQIGRSDITSEEVYYERGINLLHGYLTEYFVDDAEFIVRVPVGLKHLHVLAEPMSCAAKAVEQAFEAQKRLQVWKPERAFVTGAGQIGLLATLILRLRGMEVYTIARSGKPSLKAEIAEAYGATYVSTRETSLKELVEQVGKPDLIIEATGSSQVAFEAMEVLGHNGAIVWTSITGGQRNIQIPSDHVNLNWVLGNKLLLGSVNANYRHFESGIADMALGEVTYPGVTERILTNPVDGLENYAEMMRLLVEEKSALKVYVNVAEG; translated from the coding sequence ATGAAAGCCATCGCCGTACGTCCTGGTCAAGCCAATAGTGTTCACATGGCCGAGTTGCCCAAGCCTGCTGTCGCGGATGTACCCGACGGGCGGGGGGTGTTAGTCCGTGTACTGAAAATTGGCGTTGATGCCACCGACCGAGAAATCAATGACGCCCTGTATGGTGCCTCGCCGCCAGGGTACGACTTTTTGGTTCTCGGACACGAATCGTTCGGCATCGTCGAAGAAGTCGGCCCAGCCGTCAAACATGTGCAGCCGGGCGATTATGTGACCTGCACCGTGCGGCGTCCCGGTGGCTCGATCTTCGATCAAATCGGCCGTAGCGACATCACCAGTGAAGAGGTCTACTACGAGCGGGGGATTAACCTGCTGCACGGCTATCTGACCGAATACTTCGTCGACGACGCGGAATTCATTGTCCGCGTGCCGGTCGGGCTTAAGCACCTGCACGTACTGGCCGAACCGATGAGTTGCGCCGCTAAGGCGGTCGAGCAGGCGTTCGAAGCGCAAAAGCGATTGCAGGTCTGGAAGCCGGAGCGAGCATTCGTTACCGGTGCCGGGCAAATCGGCCTGTTGGCCACATTGATCCTGCGACTGCGAGGCATGGAAGTCTACACAATCGCCCGCAGCGGCAAGCCCAGCCTAAAAGCCGAAATCGCCGAAGCCTACGGCGCAACCTACGTCAGCACCCGCGAGACATCGCTCAAGGAGTTGGTCGAACAGGTCGGCAAGCCGGACTTAATCATCGAAGCCACCGGCAGCAGCCAAGTCGCCTTTGAAGCAATGGAAGTCCTGGGCCACAACGGCGCGATCGTCTGGACCAGCATCACCGGTGGCCAACGCAACATCCAAATCCCCTCAGACCACGTGAACCTCAACTGGGTATTGGGCAACAAGCTACTGTTGGGCTCAGTGAACGCCAACTACCGCCACTTCGAATCAGGCATCGCCGACATGGCCCTAGGCGAAGTCACCTACCCCGGCGTCACCGAGCGAATTCTAACCAACCCGGTCGACGGTTTGGAGAACTACGCCGAAATGATGCGGTTGTTGGTGGAAGAGAAATCAGCGCTGAAGGTGTACGTCAACGTCGCCGAAGGCTAA
- a CDS encoding SHOCT domain-containing protein: MRPALLCGALLMLNLLIGCLALTIGEKTTVVPSVGEQLTHLKAAFDSGALTDAEYTSQKMALLNKSTELNESPTQLATFETESAE; this comes from the coding sequence ATGCGTCCTGCCTTGCTGTGCGGAGCGTTGTTGATGTTGAATTTGCTGATCGGTTGCTTGGCCTTAACGATCGGTGAAAAGACGACTGTCGTTCCCTCGGTCGGCGAGCAATTGACGCATCTCAAAGCGGCCTTTGACTCCGGGGCGCTGACCGATGCGGAATATACGTCGCAAAAAATGGCTCTGCTCAACAAGTCCACCGAGCTGAACGAATCGCCGACCCAACTGGCGACGTTCGAAACCGAATCGGCCGAGTAG
- a CDS encoding DNA polymerase ligase N-terminal domain-containing protein → MPNFKAKFAVLVHDWPEFHWDLMLEKQASLRTFRLSHPPDQPGAVVAEPLADHRKVYLGYEGEVSGNRGTVTRWDSGTYELVSDTDLRIEIRLEGERLTGTAVLSREADEDDWTFALTSAS, encoded by the coding sequence ATGCCTAATTTTAAGGCAAAATTTGCAGTACTCGTGCATGATTGGCCCGAATTTCACTGGGACCTCATGCTCGAAAAACAGGCATCACTGCGCACTTTCCGGCTCTCCCACCCGCCCGATCAACCCGGCGCAGTCGTCGCGGAGCCGCTCGCGGACCACCGAAAAGTATACCTAGGCTACGAAGGCGAGGTCAGTGGTAACCGGGGAACCGTCACCCGGTGGGACAGTGGTACGTACGAATTAGTCTCCGATACGGACCTGCGAATCGAAATCCGCTTAGAGGGCGAGCGATTGACCGGTACAGCGGTGTTATCGCGGGAAGCGGATGAGGACGACTGGACGTTCGCTTTGACGTCCGCCTCGTGA